The DNA region TTTTTCTATAAAATTATGCTACTAACATGATTATTTTGATATAAATCCGCAGGCAAGCGGGTTATAATAGAATTAACGATAACGACAGAGTATTCATAAACCGTTTAAGTTTCCTGATGAACATCCCCCAGCGGTCCGGGATAACGGCGGTTTAATTACGGGAGGAATACAAATGAAAAGAAACAGAATACTTGCTTTTGCACTGTGCAGCGCACTTATGACCGGTCTTGTTTCAGGATGCGGCAGCACAGGTGAGGTAAAAGACCAGCAGGGTTCGGAAAGTAACGGAACTTCACAGAACAGCACTGCTGAAAGTACGGAAATACCTGAAATCGAAGGATATTCACTTCTCTGGAACGATGAATTCAACGGTGACAAGCTTGATACGACATGCTGGCAGTACGATCCGCATGAACCGGGCTGGACTAATTCAGAGCTTCAGGAGTATACAACATCTGAAGAAAACGTATTTACAAAAGACGGTCTTCTTCATCTTAAGGCAATAAAGACAAAGGATGAGAAGGGAAAAGACTACTATACATCCGGTAAGATCAAGGGCCAGAACCTTAAGGATTTCATGTACGGCAAGGTAGTAGTAAGAGCTAAAGTACCGGAAGGACAGGGCTTATGGCCTGCTATCTGGATGATGCCGACAGACGAGGAACACTACGGCCAGTGGCCTAAGTGCGGCGAGATCGACATTATGGAAACTCTCGGACATGAACCTGAAAAGGCTTACGGCACACTTCATTACGGTGAACCGCACGGTGAACAGCAGGGAACATACGTACTCGAAAACGGAGAGACATTTGCATCTGACTTCCACGAGTTCTCGGTTGAATGGGAACCGGGCGAATTCCGCTGGTATATTGACGGCAATCTCTATCACACTGTAAACGACTGGTTCACGGCTGTTGACGGTGAAGATGACAAGCCGTATCCGGCACCGTTCGACCAGACATTCTTCGTACAGCTCAATCTTGCTGTAGGCGGTACATGGCCGGGCAACCCTGATGCAACAACAAACTTTGACAATGCTGAATTCCTGGTTGATTACGTTCGTGTATATCAGAAACCTGAATACGATACAAACGTTACAAAGCCTCTTCCTGAATACAGAATGCCTCTTGAAGACGGCAACTATATCTACAACGGTGATTTCTCCGAGGAAGAATCACTTGATGACGAAGAAAACTGGAGATTCCTCCTTTTCAACGACGGCGTTGGTACAGCTGAAATAAAAGACGGCGAGCTCCGCGTATATCCTGAAAAGAAGGGCACTGAAGAATATTCAGTACAGATCGTTCAGGCCGGACTTCCGATGTACAAGGGTTCAAAGTACAAGCTTACCTTTGAAGCACGTTCAGATGAAAAACGTGTTATGAAGGTTTGTATCTCAGCACCGACAAGCGGCTGGGTACGTTATCTGGATGATACTCCTGTACATACAACAGATGAATGGCAGACTTTCGAGTTTGACATAGAAATGCTGAGAAAGACCGATCCTAACGGTCGTCTCGAATTCAACATGGGCAGATTCAGTCCTGTAAAGAACGTTCAGATAAGAAACGTTCGCCTTGAAATGACAGAAGCATCTGACGAAGCCAAGGAGATCATGGCAAAAATGAAAGGCGAGGACACAGCCTCAGACGAAGCTGCAGTAACTGAGACAGCTGAAGCAGAAGTTACAGAAGCACAGGCTGAAGACGCTGCAGATACAACAGAAGCTCAGACTGAAGAAGTTACAGAAGCTGCCGAAACAGAAGCAGCAGAATAAATACCGCTTCATAATCAATTTGATTTTACCCAATAATCATACAATTCACTAATCACAAAGCAGACGGGAGTACCTGAATAAGGACTCCCGTTTGCTTTATTATGCATAAAAATGTGATTGCCGCCCACAGGGCGGCAATAATCATATATCCGCTGCATCGCAGCGGATACCTTATGTACATCGAGTTTGTTTATGTAGTGCGGTACACCTGACAAATCAAGAGCTTTGCAGAAAAATCAGATCCGAAAAAAGATTGACTCACATTAAATATTGTGCTATAATTTGTTTAAATCAGTCTTTGTGATTAAATTTGTACAATTTCGCACAAAATTACAAAACTGATTAAAATTATAATCAAAGGGGAAAGAAAAATGAATCTCAGAGGAAAAACTTTTTCACGTGTGATCGCATGCACACTTGTTGCCGGACTGGCAGCTCCGTATGTACTTCCTGCAGATGCTCAGGCAGATAACGCTAAGGTATATGCAGAAGACGCGGTTGTAGGAACTATACTTTCGGCAGCTGATACATTTTTGGGCAAACCGGAAGACATGAAGTACTGCACTGTTTACAATGACGGCAGCAAGTCTTTTAATATGAACGGAAGAACATTTAAACAGGGTGTTGTACTTAATGAGGGATCATACAGCGCAAACACCGCAATTGTATATGATGTAAAAGATGTAAAGAAATTAACAATGACATTCGGACATGTTGATAGCTCCGGAGATGCTTCCACTGAGATATCGATTTTCGTTGACGATGAGCTTACTGACAAGTTCACTCTTACCCAGAATGCACCGCTCAAGGACGTTGAGATCGATACATCAGCAGGATCAAAGCTCAGGATCGAAAGAACAGGAGCATCTTCCAAGTATGCATTTGCTGATGTAACTGTTGACGGCGTAAAGTCTCAGCAGCCGGTATCTGTTCCGAAGTACACTTCAGCTGCTACATTTATGGCATCGGCTTATGATAATACAAGATCAACTGTTTATGACGGCACAAATACAGAAAAGTATTTTAATCTTAACGGCAGACAGTATTATCAGGGCGTTATTATCGGAAATAATTCCTATTCCGAAGGCTCAGGAATCTCATTCAATGTTGAAAATGTAAACACTCTCAGTTTCTCACTTTGTCATCTTGACAATACCACTCAGGAGGACGATGAAATACAGGTGTTCTTCGATGATGAACTTCAGGAAAGATACCCTGTAAAGTGCGGAGAACTTATTCAGAACATCAATCTTGACGTCAAAGATGTAAAAACTGTTCGTTTCTACAAGAAAAGTTCAGTGACTAAATATGCTGTTGCAAATCTGACAATAGACGGTCTTGCTCCGGAAAAGAATTATTCCGTTCCTGCATATAAAAATACTGCAACATTCCTAAGTACAGTTTTCGACAGCTACAGATCATCTGTATATGACGGTTCAAGTGCAGCAAAATCCTTT from Ruminococcus sp. HUN007 includes:
- a CDS encoding family 16 glycosylhydrolase, with translation MKRNRILAFALCSALMTGLVSGCGSTGEVKDQQGSESNGTSQNSTAESTEIPEIEGYSLLWNDEFNGDKLDTTCWQYDPHEPGWTNSELQEYTTSEENVFTKDGLLHLKAIKTKDEKGKDYYTSGKIKGQNLKDFMYGKVVVRAKVPEGQGLWPAIWMMPTDEEHYGQWPKCGEIDIMETLGHEPEKAYGTLHYGEPHGEQQGTYVLENGETFASDFHEFSVEWEPGEFRWYIDGNLYHTVNDWFTAVDGEDDKPYPAPFDQTFFVQLNLAVGGTWPGNPDATTNFDNAEFLVDYVRVYQKPEYDTNVTKPLPEYRMPLEDGNYIYNGDFSEEESLDDEENWRFLLFNDGVGTAEIKDGELRVYPEKKGTEEYSVQIVQAGLPMYKGSKYKLTFEARSDEKRVMKVCISAPTSGWVRYLDDTPVHTTDEWQTFEFDIEMLRKTDPNGRLEFNMGRFSPVKNVQIRNVRLEMTEASDEAKEIMAKMKGEDTASDEAAVTETAEAEVTEAQAEDAADTTEAQTEEVTEAAETEAAE